A region of the Muricauda sp. MAR_2010_75 genome:
CCAAAAATATTAAGTCAACAGCATGTTGTACCAACTGCTGGTCCAACTCCAAGGCATTTTCCGAAGTACAGACCAGTTCCAGATGGTCCACTACTTGAATGTACTCTTCAAGTATACCTCTGGCCAACGGCTCATCATCTACAATTATGCAGTTTAGTTTTTCTGCCATTCCAATTTCAATATTACGGAAAACCTATCGTTTTGGTCTTCAATAGCTAAGGAGTGTGATTCGGGATAGAGCAATTTGAGCCTTCGACTTACGTTTTTGAGTCCAATGCCACTTGACTCCGAGACATCCTTGGAAGGTTGACCATTTACACTTTTACTATTGATAATGTTCAATTGCAGTAATCTGTCATTGGCTTCCAACTCCATTTGAATAAAATTTTGCTGCCCTTTTCCCTTGGAAACGTGTTTAAAGGCATTTTCGATGAACGGGATAAGGATAAAAGGAGCAATGGTTTTCTTTTGGGTGGTATGGTTTTGAATATCAAACTGCATCGTGGTATGTCCTTGGTCCAAACGTAATTTTTCCAAATCGACAAAATTCTCAATAAAATCCAACTCCTTGTCCAACACAATTTTTTCATCATTGCATTCGTAGAGTTGGTACCGAAGCATGTCCGAAAAATTGGCCAAGGATTCCGAAGCCAGATCAGGATTTTTGTGGATAAGGGCAAAAATCGAGTTGATGGTATTGAACAAAAAGTGGGGATTGATCTGCGATTTAAGGTACTTGAGCTCGGTTTCTAGATGCTCTTTTTCCAAGCGAAGCCTCTTTTTTTCGGTTTGAAGCCAATTCTTGCCCAATTTAATGCTCATGGCCAAGGTCATACTGGCCACGGTTGAAGGGAGAGCCCAAACAAAATAGATTTTGGAAACCTGATTGGGATACACCCCGAAGAGTTCAAACAAGGTTTTTCCTGAGGTCAAGGTGGCAAAAAAATAGCCGCTAGTGATAAAGGCATTACAGACCAAGATAGTGCCCAGAACGGCCAAAACATAGCTGAAGTAACGCCCCACATAGAGCAGCTTTGGGATAAGATAATACAGATTAAAATAGACTCCGATAAGCTGGAAGATTACATAGAAGTAAAATTTCGGCGAAGAATCACTGTATCGCAAATAGTCATAAACTTCTGAAAGACTCCCAATATTAATGGTGAGCCACACCAAATGATACCCCAACCAAAAGGGGATATGATAGAGTTTGTATTTTAATATAAAATCCTTAAAACGGTCGTAATTCATCAAAATAGTCATGCAATAACAGTACAAGTTATTGTTTTTGCCGATGGGTTCGCGGCAAATTGACGTTCGGTCTTGAATAATTGATGAGTGACCTGATTTTACACAGAAAAAGGTTTATGACTCATTGTCAATCTTTTGGAACCCATTGTCAATATCATTTTAGTCACGGTTGAAAGCAAACTTCATTTGGAAGAACATTCAAACAATCCAAATGAAAAAAGCTAAAGCCCAACTGTTTCTCTTTCTACTCTTTGGAATGGGAATGACCTTTGTTCATGGGCAGATTCAAGGTAAAATAATGGACAGTAATGGTGAACCAGTGCCTTTTGCCAATGTAGTACTCTACCAAACGGTGGATACCACTTTGGTTACAGGGACTATTACTAATGATGAGGGCAATTTTTCCCTACTTCCCGAAAAAGAAGGTGATTTTTTGGTTCGAATCAGCAATCTAGGCTATGCTGATAGCCATACTCCTATCACTGTGAATTCATCATCTGAGGTATACAATTTAGGAACATTATTCCTTGAAGAGGCGTTCAACGAGTTGGATGAGGTGGTTTTGGCTGCAAAGAAAAATATTATTCAACGTACCCCGGAAGGGCAGGTAATCAACGTACAGAGCAGTGTCATGACCAAAGGGAGCAATGCCCTACAGGTTTTGGAACGGGTTCCGGGGGTCATTTTGGACCGACGAAACAATCAATTTACCATGAATGGACAAAGTGGGGTGACGGTCATGTTCAATGGCCGAAGAATGCCGATGTCCATGGAAGATGTTATGGCTCTTTTGGAGAGTACCTTGGCGGACAACATTGAAAAAGTGGAACTGATTACATCGCCCACGGCCAAATACGATGCCGATGGTGGGGCGGGCATCATCAATATTGTGTTCAAAAATGATGTGGATACTGGCGACCAACTCAATTTTAGCGGAAGTCTGGGGTATGGCTATCGTGAAAAGGCCAGTACCTCCTTGAACTATGCATATGGCAGGGAAAATTTTCGGTTTAATCTGGGATATTCGGTATTCCATGACCATGGTAAAAACGGTTTTGAAGGTTCGGGCACCAGTAACAGTCCTATTTTTGATGCCTTCAGCCAGACCGATTTTTCCACCTATTTTGATTACAGCAACAATTCCCACACTATTAATTTAGGTTCGGGGTATCAGTTGGATTCCAAAACGGAGATAGGAGGAGAGCTTTCCCTTTCCTTGGCGAAAAATCACTCCATATCCGATGTGAATAACCGGAGAACCATTGAAGGACAGGATTTTTTTAGATCGCATTTGGTTACCTCGGGAACCACCCAAAAAAACAATCTCATCTCATCGCTTTATGTGACCCGGAAGTTTTCTGAACGCTCAAACATCAATGTGGATATCGGGTACCTCACCTATAAAAATGACAGTCCCGCCTTAACCCAAAGTGAGTATTTTGATGCCAATGACGACCCTGTCGTTCCAGAAAATGAGGTTTTTACGGATGGGAACCGGGGTGCCAGTGAATCCGCCATCCGATTGGGGGTGGCCAAGGTGGATTATGCGCTAAAGATCAGCGACAATTTGGAGACCGAATTTGGAGTTAAGGGTAGCTATTCCACCAATACCAACGACAGCAAAATTGAAACCAATTTCGATGGGGTCTGGGAAGTGGATCCCCGTTCCCAAAGTCGTATTGAAAGCGAGGAAAAATTATGGGCAGCCTATGGACAGTTTCGACTTGCATTGGGTGAAAAATCAAAAATCAATGCAGGTCTACGGTATGAAGATTGGAAACGTACTTTGACCACGGCGGAGGATGACTTCGTCATTCAGCAATTTTTCCCTTCATTTTCGTATCAGTATGCCCTGACTGAAAATCAAAATGTAAACTTTAATTATCATAAGCGTATTAGCAGGCCAGTTTATTCCGATTTGGTCACCAGCTTATATTACAATGACCCCACTGCCATTTTTACGGGGAATCCGCTGTTGAAGCCCAGCATCACGAACACGTTGCAATTGGAGTATGTAAAGAATGGTTTCAGCGCAGGGTTGTCCTATCAAAAAGAGACCAATCCGATTATTCGCTATCAGTTGACTTCCACACCGCAGAACGATATCTTGGTAGTATCGCCCCAAAATGCAGATTACCAAAAAAGTTTGAACTTATTCTTGAACCTTCCCGTGCAATGGGCTCGTTGGGCCAAACTGAATCTGTCCACAACTTCGGCCATCCGGGATTATCACATTTCCTATAACCCAGAGCCTAAGGGAAAAACCTATTTCTACCAAAGTCTGAATTTTACACAAACCTTTCAACTGCCCTGGGAGATGGACATGGAATTTTCGGGATGGTACAATTTTGACCATTATAACGGCACCAACTTCACTGAGGGCTTTGGGATGGTCAATTTTGGCTTGTCCAAACAGTTCAAAAAGAATTGGGGTACATTGCAGTTTAGTGTTACAGACTTATTCAAATCCTTGGATATTGATACGCACATCAGCGGGATGGCCCCCATTGTTTTTGATATTGATACCCGTTCGCGATACCGCGATGAATCTGCATTTACCCGGATTTTTAGGATTACCTATACCCGAAGTTTTGGTGGTAACGGCAACAAATCCTCCCGAAATTTGGAAAAAGAAGAGTTTCGCAGGGTAGATTAGGAGGTCGCTTTTTTCTTTTTGCTCAGCAAACGTTTGATTTCATTGAGCTTCATCAAAGCCTCCACCGGAGTAAGGGTGTCGATGTCCAAATGCAAGATTTCTTCCTTGATTTCTTCTAGTAATGGGTCATCCAGATTAAAGAAGCTGAGCTGCATCTCGTTTTGTGAGGATTGCAATTTGCCTGTCATCTCTTCGCTTGAATGCGACTTTTCCAGCTTTTTAAGGATTTTGTTTGCCTTTTGGATGACCTGTTGGGGCATTCCCGCCATTTTTGCCACATGGATTCCAAAACTATGCTCACTACCACCGGGCACAAGTTTCCTTAGGAAAAGCACGTTATCTTCCAATTCCTTCACCGAAACATTGTAGTTTTTAATCCGCGGAAAGGTCGTGGTCATTTCATTGAGCTCATGGTAATGCGTGGCAAAAAGGGTTTTGGCCCTTGCTGGATGCTCATGCAGGTATTCCGAAATGGCCCACGCAATGGAAATCCCATCATAGGTACTGGTTCCACGACCAATTTCATCCAATAATACCAAACTACGTTCAGAAAGGTTGTTGAGAATGGAGGCCGTTTCGTTCATTTCCACCATAAACGTGGATTCCCCCATAGAAATATTGTCGCTGGCTCCAACCCGGGTAAAAATCTTGTCCACCACTCCAATTTTGGCTTCCGATGCAGGCACCAAACTGCCCATCTGGGCCAAGAGTACAATGAGGGCGGTTTGCCGCAACAAAGCCGATTTACCACTCATATTCGGCCCTGTGATCATGATAATCTGCTGTTCCTCCCGATTCAGAAGTACGTCATTGGTCACATAACTATCGCCCAGGGACAATTGCTTTTCAATCACCGGATGCCGTCCCTCCTTGATGTCCAATTGGGTGGATTCCTCCATTAGAGGTTCCACGTAGTGGTTTTCTTTAGCAAGTTGGGCAAATCCGCAGAGGCAGTCCAATTGAGCAATGAGATAGGCATTTTGTTGTACAGGAGCAATGTATTCCTGCATCCAGACCAACAACTGCTCAAACAATTGCTGTTCCAGCAGGTGAATGCGTTCTTCTGCCCCTAAGATTTTAGCTTCGTATTCCTTAAGCTCTTCGGTAATATAGCGTTCCGCATTGACGAGGGTCTGCTTGCGAATCCAAGTGTCGGGAACTTTGTCTTTATGGGTGTTGCGCACCTCAATATAATAGCCGAACACATTGTTGGAGGCAATTTTGAGCGAGGTGATACCCGTAATTTCAGTTTCGCGCTCCAGCATTTTATCGAGATAATCCTTCCCGGAAAAGGCGAGGTTTCGGAGTTCGTCCAATTCCTCCGAGTAGCCCTCAGCAATGGTGTTGCCTTTGGCAAGGTTGACCGGAGCTTCTTCGTTTAGTGTTTCCTTGATTTTGTTTCGAAGCGCATCGCAGGCATCCAATCGCTCACCGATGGATTGCAACGAAGCATTGGAACTTTCTTGCGCCAATTGCTTAATGGGAATTATCGCTTCCAGTGAATTTTTCAGTTGGATGACTTCCTTCGGGTTGATTTTACCCGTGGCCAGTTTGGAGATAAGTCGCTCCAGGTCGCCCATCTGTTTGATCCAGTGTTGGGTCTTTTCCAATTGCTCGGTTGCATCCTTCAAATAAGAAACCACCTGATGGCGTTGCTGGATTTTTTCGATATTTTTCAACGGAAGCGCCAGCCATCGTTTCAACAACCGCCCGCCCATGGGGGACAGGGTTTTATCAATAATGTCTAGCAGGGTCACTGCATTTTGATGGGGCGAATGGTACAGTTCCAGATTTCGGATGGTAAATCGGTCCATCCACACATATTCCTCTTCGGCAATGCGTTGGATTTTGTTGATATGCTGCAACCGGCTGTGTTGTGTTTCCGACAGATAATGCAGTACCGCTCCTGAAGCGACAATGCCATGCGCTAAATGTTCTATCCCAAACCCTTTTAGGGTTTTGGTGCCAAAATGACTGTTCAAGCTTTCATCGGCATAGTCCTCCTGAAAAATCCAATCCTCTAAAAAGAAGCTATGGAATTGGTTGCCAAAAAGCTCAGTAAATTCTTTTTTATGACTTTTTGAAACCAAGACTTCATTCGGTCCAAAATTTTGGAGCAGCTTGTCCATTTGCTCCGAAGAACCTTCCGAAGTCAAAAATTCACCTGTGGAAATATCCAAGAAGGAAATCCCCAGTTTATTTCGTCCAAAATGGACAGCACACAAAAAGTTATTGCTCTTGGCGGAAAGGATGTCATCATTAAGGGCTACACCAGGTGTTACGAGTTCCGTTACGCCTCGCTTTACAATACTTTTGGTCTGTTTGGGGTCCTCCAATTGATCGCAAATGGCTACCCGCTGACCAGCCTTCACCAATTTGGGCAGGTAAGTGTTGAGGGAGTGATGCGGGAATCCCGCCAGTTCGGTCTTATCGCCCCCATTATTTCGGTGGGTAAGGATGATGCCCAAAATCTTGGCGGCCTTCACGGCATCGTCCCCAAAAGTTTCATAAAAATCCCCAACACGGAACAACAACAAGGCATCAGGATGTTTGGTCTTGATGGCATTGTACTGTTGCATCAACGGGGTTACTTTCTTTGTTTTTTTATTGGCTGCCAAAGCGATTTTATTCTTTTACTTTTGTCCCAAAATGGGAGGAAGACGAATATATCGTTTTCCCCATACACGCAGAACGATTGTTGATATTTTAGGCCCAATGGTTAAAAAAATGAACCGGAAACTGGAAAATAGCGAATTGGAGCGCTTGGATGTGGAGGCATTCAAGCAAACGGATAAATCGCCCATTATTATCGTTTTGGACAACATCCGAAGCTTGAACAATATTGGTTCCGTGTTTCGCACAGCTGATGCCTTTCTGATCCAAAAAATCTATCTCTGCGGCATTGCGGCCACACCACCGCACAAAGACATCCGGAAAACGGCTTTGGGTGCTACGGAAAGTGTGGAATGGGAATACCGAAAGGATACTTTGGAACTTGTTGGGGAACTAAAACAACGTGGTATTCGAACCGTGGCAGTGGAACAGGCCGAAAACGCCATCATGCTCAATGATTTTACGGTTGATACCAAAGAGACCATCGCCTTGATTTTTGGAAATGAGGTAAAAGGCGTTTCCCAAGAAGTGGTCACTGCCAGTGACGTGGTTGTGGAGATTCCCCAGTTTGGAACTAAACATTCGTTGAATATCTCGGTAAGTGCGGGTGTAGTGGTTTGGGACATCTGGACCAAATGCAACCCCAAAAAGTAAAAAAAGCCCTGTAAAAACAGGGCTGGATATATAGTTTGAGTTAGTTAGTTCCTCGATTAGAGGGCTCTAATAAAATAAAACCATTCGTTATATCCAAACATTTTGTGAAAATTCTCTTAAAAATCAGCCAAAATAATAGTGTCTTCCAACTGCTCTAAAATGGTTTCATAATCTTTGGGATTGTTTACAAAATCTAACTCGCTCATATCCAAAATTATACTGTTTTGTTCGGGATGATCCTTGATAAAATCCAGATAACCACGGTTAATTTTCTCCAAATATTCAGGTGGAATCTTTTGTTCGTAATCCCTTCCCCGTTTCTTGATATTTAGCAGCAACCGCTCTGTATTTTGATAGAGATAGAGGTAAATCTCAGGTTTTTTTACCTCTTTGTACATGAAATTGAAAACCTTTCGGTACAAATTAAACTCATCGTTCTGTAAGGTGATCTTCGCAAAAATGAGCGATTTAAAAATGTCGTAATCACTCACCATAAAGTTTTTGAACAGGTCAAACTGTGAGGTGTCATCTGTAAACTGCTGGTAGCGATCCGCTAAAAAGGACATTTCCAACGGAAAGGCATAGCGGGACTGATCTTCATAAAATTTGGGTAGAAAAGGGTTGTCTGCAAAGCGTTCCAATACCAATTTGGCATTAAAATCCTCAGCAATCATTTTGGACAGGGTGGTCTTCCCAGCGCCAATGTTACCCTCAATGGCAATGAACTGTAATTTGGAAAAAAGCTCGGCCCGGTTTCGGAACAGTTTGTATTTGGTCTTTTCCATTTTACTACGATCCTTGCATTCCTGCAATAGATTTCGAATGTCCTTCTGCAGCACAGGGTGATAAAATTGTGGAGCAATATTGGCCAGGGGTTTCAGTACAAAGTTCCGGTGCTGCATTTGCGGGTGGGGAATCTTCAGGTGGGAGAGGTCTATGACTTCCTTCCCATAGAAAATGATGTCTATGTCCAAGGTACGGGATTTAAAGCCTTCGCCCCCGGAACGATCTCTACCAAAATGCCTTTCAATCTCCAAAATCGCCTCCAATAAATCTGTTGGGGAGAGTTTGGTCAAGGTAGCCAAGCAAATGTTGAGAAAATCATCTCCCTCAAACCCCACTGCAGGATTTTCATATACATTGGATACAGACAGAACCTTGCCCACCTTTTTTTCAATACGAAAAATAGCCTTTTGGAGTGTGGCATGCCGATTTCCCAAATTGCTGCCCAGGGAAAGATATACATGTTGAGATTGGCCCATAATGAAAAGGACAAAGTAACAAAACAATGCAACAATGGTTATCTTTGGCACGGAATAAATTTTTATTGGATGAATTTTTTGAGAAACCTTTTGGCCTCCATTTTAGGAAGTTTAATGGCCTTTGGAATACTGGTGGGCATGTTCTTTATTTTCATCGCCTTGGTGAGTAATGTGGATGATGGCGTTGTGGTAAAGCGCAACTCCATCTTGGAGTTTGGTTTTATGCCTGTGGTTGTGGATTATACGGGCAAGGATGATACTGATCCGTTTTTGGGCCTTTGGAACAATGAAATCGGTTTGGACGAAGTTGTCCACGCCATTAGGATTGCCAAAGAGGATTCCAATATTGAGGGTATTAGCCTGACCACCAATTTTTTGCAAGCGGGCATTGCACAGACACGCGAAATACGGGAGGCATTGTTGGATTTTAAATCCTCGGACAAATTTGTGTACGCCTATTCCGATTTTTATTCCCAAAAGGATTATTACCTGGCCAGTGTGGCTGACGAAGTTTACCTAAACCCCGTTGGGGCCATGGACTTTAAAGGACTTTCCACAGAAGTACTCTATTTCAAGGATTTTCAGGAAAAAACCGGGGTGAAGATGGAGGTGATTCGCCATGGAAAATATAAAAGTGCGGTGGAACCTTTCCTTTCCAATACCATGAGTGAAGAAAATCGCTTGCAGATACAAGAATTGATATCCTCTATTTGGAACGTGATTGTTGACGATGTTTCCGCATCTCGCAACATTACACCAGATAATTTGAATGTGATTGCCGATACCCTTGGCGGACGAACACCAAAATATGCCTTGGCATCTGGACTTGTGGATGGAAATTTACATTTTGATGAGTATGAGGACTTGCTTCGGGAAAAGGTATATATTGATCAAAATGAAGATCTTAATTACATTAGGTTTGAGGACTATGCCCTAACCGCCAATCGCCAACGAATTCATACGGGAGTGGATAAAATTGCAGTGATCTATGCCCAAGGTGAAATTTTTTACGGAGAAGGGGGCAAGGATTATATTGGTCAGGGGTTAATGGTGGATGCTTTGCGTAAAGCTAAGGACGATGAAAACATAAAAGCCATTGTATTACGGGTTGATTCTCCTGGAGGGAGCGCTTTGGTTTCGGATATCATCTGGCGTGAAATGGAATTGACCAAGGAAGAAAAACCTGTGGTGGTTTCCTTTGGAAATATGGCAACATCAGGGGGATATTACATTGGTGTTGGGGGAGATAAAATTTTTGCCGAGCCTACCACAATTACCGGGTCTATTGGTGTTTTTGGAACGATTCCCAATGTAAATGAATTGGCAGGGAACATCGGTATCAATGCGGAACAAGTGGGTACCAATAAGAACTCGGTGGATTACTCGCTGTTTGAGCCTATGAGCGATACCTTTAGGAACACTATTGAGGAAGGTATTGAAGAAGCCTACCAGACCTTTTTGGAACGTGTGGCCGCTGGGCGAAACATGAGCGTGGACCAAGTGGATGTCCTTGCCCAAGGAAGGGTATGGAGTGGAGTGGATGCCCAAGCCAATGGCTTGGTGGACGAGTTGGGCAACTTGGACGATGCCATAAACGCAGCCGCTGAAATGGCCGGATTGGACGGGTATAGCATCCGGAAATACCCCAAGTACAAGTCAGATTTTGAACGGTTTATGGAAGATTTGGGTGGTGTAAAATCCAAAATAGGAGAGGAGGCCATTAAGGAACAAATAGGAGCTGAGGCCTATCAGTTGTTCTCCGAGTTCAAACAGTTGTCCAAACAAAAAGGAATACAGGCCAAGATGCCCTTTAGGCTAAACATTAAATAAGGATGACGCAAAACGACAGAAAAAAAGCGTTTTCCATTTATCTGTACATGGGTGCGCTGTTCATCACCTCCTTGGTAGTATCTAATCTCATTTTCCAAAAATTCTTTTATTGGAACCCTTTTGGGGATACCACGGTTTTTGGGGCACCCCTTTTTGAACTTTCCGTGGGGATTTTGCCCTATCCCATCACCTTTTTGATCACGGATCTTATTTCAGAAATCTTTGGAAAGAAAAAGGCCAATCAAGTCGTTACCGCAGGTATTTTTGCCTCATTTTTCTCTATGGGCATTATTCTTTTGGCCAATTACTCACCAGCAATTGCCTCATCACCCGTGGATGATATCACCTTTACCAAGGTATTTGGACTGTCACCGTTGGGCGTACTGGCTTCCATGCTGGCGTATTTGGCCGCACAGTATATCGATATTTCCATCTATCACTTTTGGAAGCGGGTCACCAAGGGGAAAATGCTATGGCTCCGTAACAACTTTTCCACTTTTTCCTCACAATTTGTGGACACCCTTACCGTAGTAAGTCTATTATGTATATTTGGAGTATTACCCTGGGATAAATTCTACGGATTGGTCATCAGTGGTTTTATTTTTAAGATAATTATTGCGCTTCTCGACACCCCATTACTCTATCTTTTCGTATATCTAATACGTAGAAGATTTAACTTAAAAATAGGGGAAGAAATAGCTTTGGATTGACAACTTCTCCTTTAATTTGTTGTAAAACATCTATTTATGAAGAAAAAAGTCCTAAAGATTACTGGAATAACCCTACTTGTACTTATTGCCCTAATTGTTGCGATTCCTTTGTTTCTTCAAGGTAAGATTGAAGAAATCATTAAGAACAAGGTGAACAACAGCATCAATGCCACATTGGATTTTGAGGATGCCAACCTGAGCTTGCTCAAAAGTTTCCCGAATGCCAATGTGGAACTTACGAACCTATCCTTGGTAAATAAAGCTCCTTTTGAGGGAGATACCTTGTTCTCGTCCTCGAATATTGAGCTTGCGATGTCTATCAAAGAGCTTTTTAAATCAGCCGATGAGCCTATTGTGATTCAAAAGTTGAACATTGACCGTGCAAAACTGCACATTTTGGTGGATGAAAACGAAAATGCCAATTACGATATCGCTAAAGCGGATGATGTTGCTACTACGCCTGAAACCACAGAAGAGTCCAGCGACAATTTTACCCTGAACATGGATTCCTATGCCATTACCAATTCAGAAATTATCTACGATGATCGATCTAGCAAGATGCGCTTTTCACTTGACGAAATGAACCATTCCGGAACGGGAGATCTTTCTTTGGAGCAATCGGAATTAAAGACATTGACCGATGCGTTGGTTTCCTTTGAGATGGACAGTACCAAGTATTTGAACAACAATAAGATTTCCTTGGATGCACTCATCGGCATCGACCTGAAAGAGAATAAATACACTTTTTTAGAGAACAAAGCCCTGATCAACCAATTACCTTTGGTATTTGATGGATTTGTGAAGGTCAACGAGGACAATCAAGAAGTGGACATCACTTTTAAAACACCGTCCTCAGATTTCAAGAACTTTTTGGCGGTGATTCCCGAAGCCTATTCCAAAAATATTGAAACGGTGCAGACCACAGGTAATTTTGAGGTCAGTGGTGCGTTTAAAGGAATTGTGGATGATGAACACATTCCAGCCTTTCATATTGCTATCAACTCAGAAAATGCTTCTTTCAAGTATCCGGATCTGCCCAAATCGGTGCAAAATGTGTACATCGACACCGAAATCAACAATACTACCGGAATCACGGAAGATACTTTTGTGGACATCAAACGACTTTCGTTTACCATTGATCAGGATAAATTCAACCTTACCTCCAGAATTCGGGATTTAATGGGCAACACCAAGGTAGATGCGGATATGGATGGACGTATCAATCTGGCCAACATATCAAAAGCGTATCCGGTGCCAGATGATTACAATCTTAAAGG
Encoded here:
- a CDS encoding queuosine precursor transporter translates to MTQNDRKKAFSIYLYMGALFITSLVVSNLIFQKFFYWNPFGDTTVFGAPLFELSVGILPYPITFLITDLISEIFGKKKANQVVTAGIFASFFSMGIILLANYSPAIASSPVDDITFTKVFGLSPLGVLASMLAYLAAQYIDISIYHFWKRVTKGKMLWLRNNFSTFSSQFVDTLTVVSLLCIFGVLPWDKFYGLVISGFIFKIIIALLDTPLLYLFVYLIRRRFNLKIGEEIALD